Below is a window of Salvelinus sp. IW2-2015 linkage group LG35, ASM291031v2, whole genome shotgun sequence DNA.
TGTGAAATGGGAAGTGTGAGCAGGATGGTAATATTTCCTTTATATGTCAATGTCTCTGAAGGAGAGTGGTTATCTGACATGAGAAAGAAAGATTCAACTATGCAAGTAAGTGATTTGGCTTTTAGACATTAAACGTGTCAAAGGAAATGCTAACATTCTAGTGATAATAAAATAATTCTTATTCCCTCAGGTCCTGCACAAAGAGGGGATGCGGAGTGAAACATTAACATGGCCTTTTCTTATTCATTGCATTTGGCTTGGAGGTAGGATACAAATTTAGACGTATAcagtaaaaaatattgtatttatWAAATTacacacaacaaaatacaaaacaatgtgGTGAGAGTTAAAACGAGTAGCGAATGGTAGCGAGTAGCGAAAGGTGCATGTGTATTACTAACCTTGAGCGGCTAGTAATACACCTCCCCCTTTCAAATATTAATAGAACAAAATTAACAATAAAATGGCCTCTTGATATTTTCAAATCAACCTGTGACCAGCACAAGGAACATCGGGGATTATATTTATTATACTCACATTCCTTGGCTGTGGCCAACACCTCTTATTAACATTTCAACTACTTCTATTTGAGTGATGGGAGTTGATGCCTCGTCGTGGACTGCTGAGGTGCCCAGCTCAGTATCCGGCCTGCAGGGCTCATGCATCGTGATTCCCTGCTCATTCAACTACCCAGAACCAGAGAAGAAGTCCTCCAAAATAACTGSCATCTGGTTCAAAGACACACATGAGGTTATATACSACCCAGACAGCTCCAYRATCATCAAAGACTACAGGGGTCGTACAGAGCTGGTGGGAGATCTCCGGCAGAAGAACTGCTCTCTCAGAATCGACCCCCTCCATCACAGTGACAAAGGACCCTTTCATTTCAGGATTGAAATGGAAGACTATAACAAGTATTCATACAAAGAGGACACGGTCTCCATTGCAGTGAGCAGTAAGTTCCCAGGGGACAAATTGACAAGGAGAATTTCAATTGTTGTATTATAGTATTCCATTATTTACCCAAATGAAAGCTATAGCTTATTGTAGATTTAAATGATATTACTGAAATGACAGAACCAAGAACTGGTGGAGGCACACCTCAAGAGAACTGCAATAATTGTTCTCTTCTCTTCACTGATTTCAGGCTCTCCAgaccccccctctctgtcagtgatgGAGGAGGTGAAGTTGGGGGTGGAGCTGTCTGCCTCCTGCTCTGTGTCTCACTCCTGCCCATCTGATTCCCCTTTCCTCACCTGGAGCCACTCCGGAACACCCAGTGTCCAATCACAGCAGCTGACCAACGGCCAGTGGAAAGTGTCATCATCCCTGACCTTTACCCCCAGCATCACTGATCACAACCAGTCTCTGGTCTGCACAGCAGCATACAGGGGAGGGAAGACAGTGAAAAGTTCCAAAACTCTCAATGTCAAATGTAAGTGGACCACACCTGTGTGTTAATAACACTGGAAGATTTACACTTTCACTTCTTTGAAAACAGAATGTTTCTGTGCATACGACAAAAGTGAAAGAAGAAATTCAATGTAACTTCTTTGAAAAGGAAACATGCACTTTGTCTAGAGTCTGGATTTGGCATACTTCCCTTTTAAATTTGAAATAGATTTAGCATGTGATTGATACACTGAATCTGTCCTAAGATGTTTATTACATAGTAATAGCATTCTTACTAATGATGTTAATCATAGATGCCCCAGTGGATGTGAAGGTTGAGGGAGTGTCCAGTGTGAAGGAAGGAGACTCTGTGTGAGCTGGATGTGCCAGGAAGTAACCCTGCAGCCCACAGCTACAGATGGCACAACAGCAGAGGACCTTGCCCACCACGGACCTATCACATCCACTGAGAATGTGACCAGACTCACTGAAGCCCTCTACTGCACTGCATCAACACAGAGGGACCAGGCCACTCCAGCTCACTGAAGCTCAATGTAGAGTGTAAGTAGATGCCgccattcaaatcaaataaaataaaattttattggtcacatacacatggttagcagatgttcatgcgagtgtagcgaaatgttgtgcgttctagttccgaccatgcagtaatatttaacaagtaatataaacaatttcacaacaactaccttttacacatttattacatcccatttttattattaaatggctagagatttgagttaATAAGGAGCATGTCCTTTCTGTGTATATAATATTAAGACAAATCTCTTCAGGATGTAGCACTACATGTTCAGTTAAAACCAAACTGTGTATCATTCTCATCCCAGACCCCCCTGAGATCAAAGTGGGCTCCGCCTGCACTTCAGACATCTCCATGGTAACCTGTCTGTGCATTGTGGATCGGAGCCCCCGCCACCGTGGAGTGGTCTCTTCCAGATGGACCCCTGCCCCACCGGCCCAGTACCCGAGTGGAGAGGCATGGGTCAATTACTATGGTGACCCTACAGAGGGCACTAGGCTTCTCCGAGACCGTCACTGCCATGCCAGCAACACACAGGGCAATGCCACCTTGTCCTTCACTGTGTCCACAAATGGTAAAGGAAACAGTGGGGAGAAGCATCATAAATGAagtattacatacagtattaacATCATAAGGATATTATTGGTACATTAATAAAACtaaatgttatttgtttttggaCAGATAAGAAGTTGATGCTGTACGTTTCAATTGGTATTGCTGCATTAGTGGTGGTAGTAATACTAATTCCCATGTCAGCTTGCSTATTGAACAAGAAGGGGTAAGttactattttttttctttttggaaGGAGTTATAtagatttgtgtttgttttgataACTTTACATAGTTTTTCTCAACAGTAGGAGTCGTAGTGACCAGCCAGTAACCAGCAAGCAGAACGTGGATACAGCCAAGGSTGCTTTTTCACATCCCTCACCATCAAGGTATTTTTCTACAGGCTGTTCTGTGATCTGTGATCATAATGTATACATCCTTCTGAGTTGTTAAAGCccattagcctacatttactCTTGTTGTGTCGGGATAACGGGAATGCATCTGAGAGTGGTCCTAACTCTATCCACAGGAAAGAGCAGAAAGACGCCAGCAGTGAAATCCACACAAACTACTACACCAACGATCACCTATATGGCAACATGgaggtatgtactgtaggcctactgcagaCATGTACAGGTGCTGTAGAGATCTGAGGAAATACAAAGGATTAAACAATAGAGGtggtgttgttgatgatgatacTGTGTCTCTGATCTGGTTACCTGTAGGCTGAAGAGGATGGCGACCCATACGAGTGTGTTGGTGGAGACGATGCAGTCTATGCTAATATGTGAACACAACAGGAAGCATGTTGGAGTCAGCTGGCCCAGAGGCCATGGTCTGTCAAAGTCTGTCAAAGGTTCCagtaaaatatttacattttaaccCAATGTAGCAGAACAGCTGACTACTTATATTTGTTAGCTTTAAGTAGCTTTATGGTTCTAATTGCTAAAGAAAATCGTACATTCTTATTTGGGTTCTGCCTTTAGTGTTTTTATCTACGGCTTGGGTGATTCAGAATAAGCCTGATATGAATTGCTATACAGTTATAATAGTTGagaagtatatatacagtatattattgtttttgtgttgccCCTT
It encodes the following:
- the LOC111958619 gene encoding myelin-associated glycoprotein-like isoform X1, with translation MGSVSRMVIFPLYVNVSEGEWLSDMRKKDSTMQVLHKEGMRSETLTWPFLIHCIWLGVMGVDASSWTAEVPSSVSGLQGSCIVIPCSFNYPEPEKKSSKITXIWFKDTHEVIYXPDSSXIIKDYRGRTELVGDLRQKNCSLRIDPLHHSDKGPFHFRIEMEDYNKYSYKEDTVSIAVSSSPDPPSLSVMEEVKLGVELSASCSVSHSCPSDSPFLTWSHSGTPSVQSQQLTNGQWKVSSSLTFTPSITDHNQSLVCTAAYRGGKTVKSSKTLNVKYAPVDVKVEGVSSVKEGDSV
- the LOC111958619 gene encoding myelin-associated glycoprotein-like isoform X2 — translated: MPRDQLDCRDQLDKYIYNVLHKEGMRSETLTWPFLIHCIWLGVMGVDASSWTAEVPSSVSGLQGSCIVIPCSFNYPEPEKKSSKITXIWFKDTHEVIYXPDSSXIIKDYRGRTELVGDLRQKNCSLRIDPLHHSDKGPFHFRIEMEDYNKYSYKEDTVSIAVSSSPDPPSLSVMEEVKLGVELSASCSVSHSCPSDSPFLTWSHSGTPSVQSQQLTNGQWKVSSSLTFTPSITDHNQSLVCTAAYRGGKTVKSSKTLNVKYAPVDVKVEGVSSVKEGDSV
- the LOC111958619 gene encoding myelin-associated glycoprotein-like isoform X3; the encoded protein is MWTVFACDQVLHKEGMRSETLTWPFLIHCIWLGVMGVDASSWTAEVPSSVSGLQGSCIVIPCSFNYPEPEKKSSKITXIWFKDTHEVIYXPDSSXIIKDYRGRTELVGDLRQKNCSLRIDPLHHSDKGPFHFRIEMEDYNKYSYKEDTVSIAVSSSPDPPSLSVMEEVKLGVELSASCSVSHSCPSDSPFLTWSHSGTPSVQSQQLTNGQWKVSSSLTFTPSITDHNQSLVCTAAYRGGKTVKSSKTLNVKYAPVDVKVEGVSSVKEGDSV
- the LOC111958619 gene encoding myelin-associated glycoprotein-like isoform X4; translation: MRSETLTWPFLIHCIWLGVMGVDASSWTAEVPSSVSGLQGSCIVIPCSFNYPEPEKKSSKITXIWFKDTHEVIYXPDSSXIIKDYRGRTELVGDLRQKNCSLRIDPLHHSDKGPFHFRIEMEDYNKYSYKEDTVSIAVSSSPDPPSLSVMEEVKLGVELSASCSVSHSCPSDSPFLTWSHSGTPSVQSQQLTNGQWKVSSSLTFTPSITDHNQSLVCTAAYRGGKTVKSSKTLNVKYAPVDVKVEGVSSVKEGDSV